The segment TATCAATAGAATCCAACTCAAGAAGTTCTACACCTAAGTCATTCAATGCACgggtaaaaagaagaaaaatacaaaaaaaaaagagtagaaaaatacaaaaaaaaataaaaaatataccaaaaaatcaaatatgagaaaaagtgcaataaaacaaaTAGTGAAAATCTGGAAATGAGTGCTATTTGtaaactagctcttccatctattagtgcaTGCATATTTTCGCTTTCATTCAAATCTACCACCATTGTATATGTCTATAATAAAGACTTTTTGTACATATTCAAGCATCATATATAAAtcctcaccatggcttggtgatcattgCATATATCCATAAGAAAAATATTGATTTTTGGACTAGGGAAAAATCCTAAACCTAGTTAGGAAAATCTACATTGAGCTCAAAACAATAGACAAATGACAATAAAACAACAATCAtaaaacaaaacaataaacaaCGATCAAGAAATCCAATATTGAACATCGATCAAATCTAAGAAATAACTATCAAATTTAGCATCAAGatcaataaacaaaaaaaaaatcaaatggatgATTTCTTCTTAAACATGGTTTGATCACTTTAGCAGGAATGTTCAattgttgtattttgattttggttatcatactcctaagtgactcaaggatttCTTGAACTAGAGGAGCAATGAGGgagcatgatattttctttgtctgttgtctATGAGTTAAGCATTAGTATTGTGCAAATTTGTCGCAAGATGTGATCAACAAAGTATCATCGAGGACATTTCAGATTTTCATAGGAAAagggttaactcttgtctattttatgcaagtaATACTcgagtcatcttggttcaattatacctcaatgatTGTATTAACTTGgaatatcaaaatctatgtaagcAGTACTGAGGTCATCATGGTCTAATTATACCATTTGTAATTGCatcattttaaaggctcaatgatgataaaaagcatgaCAAAATGGCTAACCAGATGACAACATTGTATTAATGAGCTTTTTCATGTTTAACATAGATTGCATTCAATTTTGTCTTGTATAAGCATTTGATTCATATCTTGCATTACTTTTCCAAAGCTTGATATTTTAAAgtgaatttatctctcttattaagggATTGTAACCAGTTCATCTTCATTGCAttccatttcatatcattttatttctAGTCTATTGCATTTCATTATTGTAATTATTCATGATAGGTGTTTTATTTCATTAATCTTTATTTTCATTCATCATTTTGTTAGGTTCTCTTTGCATGTAGTTGCATGTAATTAAGCATTGCATTCATCATTTTTATATATGGTCACATTCATTCAATCATGGCAGTTAGTAGCATTTGATCATCTCATCATTGCATTTTAATTCATTTCAGGTCATTAAATCATTATattctctcatcattttatattaTATCATTCATTCAATTAATCCATACACTTCATAAATCATTCCAATACATCATTAGATTTTTGTAAATCATTGCATTTCATTTATCATTGCACCATACATATCATTACATCACTTCACATTGTAGTCATTAGGCATTGCATTACATCATATTGCATCatatttcaattcatttcatatAATTCTCATTGCACATAATGAAATTATACATGCATAAACATCAAATATCAAGTGTTAATAGACATCTCATATCATTCATGATATCATCACATCATAAAATGCATCATATATTTGGTTATCAACATTGCATCATTCTCATATATCCATGAATCGCAACATAGatcattacatcatcattattaaaaaaattatcattatGCATCTCAACATAAATTGAACATCACATACGACATCATAGATCACATAAACATTATATATATCATAATCCAAAATCATAAACAACACGTTGTAGGACCATCTAATCAAGTGAACAAATGCATATATCCATCATATAATTCAAATAAAACATGTAAAGTAAATGAATGCATCATATAAATAATGCACAATCACACCATAAAACATATAGACGACATCCATCAATAGTATCCGCTGCATCTCATATACTCAAAAAATAAACTATATCCAGTGTATAATGATATCGCATAATATGAGAGATACATAAAAAAATGACAGGAATCATATGGTCTCTAAATGAGTATGTGTATACATCAAAAGCAGAATACATGAATCTAAGTTGTGCTACCTCCAAACACTGTCGGTCTAGCTGAACCTCCTACTGCTCCCCCGGATGGCCCAATATCTAGATTTCTACCTGAGGGATCTCTGTGAGGTTGCCCAGTAACACCCATGCTCTTTGTACATGACCGAATTGATCTAGATCTCATCCTAGAAATCTCTGTGTAGCTAAGGGTACGTATACCAACAAGAACAATATCCTCATATAACTATTTGTAATACTTAGCCTCCTTGGCTGAGTACCAGATCTCTCGAATAGTACATCCTATAATGGTCCTAGTAGCAGTCCTCTCTAATATATCGACAAGGGCATCGACACATCTATATCACTCAATTGCCGAACCTATAGGCATGTGCCTGAGTGACCTGATCCTATGTTAGAGCAAGCTAAGCTTGATCCTATATAAGTTATCTTTGTAACTATTGTACTAGAGACTCTATTGTAGCTATATGTGTCTATTGTGGATGCAAAAGCACTCTGATCTAAATCTACTACTAGGATGGTTGTTGTTGCATTGGATCTTGACTAGGGGCATATTCCCTAACTATATCATGTGTATGAGGTCTCAAGGATCTCCTATGAAAAACCCTAGTCTACCACCCACTTAGCTTCTTCCGAAGTACTCTCTCTGTTGACTAGAGCCACTGGCACCACCTCTACcatctcctccatcacctccatcatctccacAGTCACCACCACTATCTCCACCATTATCTCCACCTCACCTCCATCTAGGACCCCTTTTTTGTGgtctatcatcatcatcaaatggagGCATCAACTCATTAGGATAGGATGTCCTCGAAACTGCATGAATTGTGAAATAATGGGAGTACTCTAGAGTCATCCCTCCATTGGTAATGTCTAGTAAATGGTCCCATACCTTAGATCTAAGTGAAAATACTTAGTACATGGTGTCTCATAAGAGATTTTGGGACCTAAGTCTGCTACAACCTACTGTCTCCAGGTATATAATGCACAAGAAATAAAATGATGCTACCAGTTCAAATAAAATAGCCCAAGGAAGGCATTGTATTAGGCGTTCTCATTGCAATAGAGAAGGACACTGAAAAGACATTTGTTGGGATTTTAATCCTTGCAATATGTGTGAAATGAGTAACCATTTTGAAAGTATGTGTTCGAACGGATCCTGGATAAATAAGTCTATGACAAGATGTCAAAAAATGGATTGAGGATAGATTTCTAGTTCAAATTGGCAAAGACTTACATGTGTGATAAAAACTTGTTGAAGCATAAATGCTCATATGTTGAAATAAATTATCAAAGGTTTGAATATTCAAGAAGGAAAagttttgattcaaagaaaattgttgcCTAACAAGACATCTACAAACAATTAGAAGTTTTGGATTGAAGTATTTTTTTACAGTTGAAAAACAAGTGTTTGAAAAAACTGCCACAACACTTCAAGCAACTTGGAGCACAACAAGAAAGAAAGAGAAGTTGATTAAAAGATAAGAAGATGAGAGGACGATATCAAGTGTCTCAAGTAGGAAAAAGCCAAGTAAAGTTTTCCATAGATGAAAAAGTAAAATGGTTGAATGCCACAACGTTTTGAATTTGTGTAAGCATGTTTGAGGCCAGCAGAGCCCACTACGATCCCTGAGCACCAGCAGTGTGACTCTATGGAAGGTGTTGAAAAAACAAGTATTTCATACATGAATCTATGATGGACTAGTTACCAAATGGGCAGAGCTCATGGTTAGAGCATCCCAATGGCACCATGGGATTTCCTAGGTTTAATTTCTAGTATTTGAAGATTTTAGATACAGAAGCATAGTGAAAGAAATGAAGAAGAAACTGGATTTGTAGTTGAGATTAAGGGAGAGTGTTGGAGATGTTATCCCAACTATCCACTGCCATCCTGTCACATCTTTATATCCTCTGTATGTTCATATCTCCATTCTGCAATATTATCTGTAGCAATATTCAAAACAGATTTTTCCTTGGATTTGGAAAGGTTTGGCATTTACTCCTCCAACATCGCCAATGTACAATATATGCAGGACtgttatttaatattttagttttCCCTCCTTACTTAAAAAAATGGTAAAAGACTAGAAATAATGCTGCAGTAAAAACAGGGGAAGTTTTTTTCTGATAGAAAAAGGATTTAAGTTGCAGAGATATATGAATGAAAAACTCTAAATCTGTATAAAAGTAATAAATCTATAGAAGGTTGTAATTGGCCCAAAATGTATGACCTGTAGCTCAATCAGTCGATGtaaattttgttgttttttttttctctttttctgttGCTCTCTTGACTCCAAAGGCCGTTGCAAGTCAAACTACAGAAGGGAggtaaaattaaatgataatatttAAGTATGGAAAGTTGAGATTGATTTATTTAGTTGGATTTCCAACATTCAAAATTGATTTGAATATGGAGAGATGGTAGTTAAAGATAAATGACTAAGATTAAAGATCAGAAGAATGGATTAGAATTTGATCATTTGGATTATAAATTGTTCTTTAATATTCTCTCAAACGAAAAACATGCTTATTTCTACTTATCAGACCTATTTATCACGCCATCGAATCATAATAACCAGTCCTTTTTGAATGCGAACCTCGTGTTATCGAATTAAAATACAATAACTCATTCCGGAGGGGAGAAAATCGTGGTCGATTTATTGATGGACTGAGAGGCAGAGGAAaagaaacataaaagaaaactaaaagcAGAAATTCTTAATAACAGAGATAATATTAGAGACAACCAGAGAAATATCTTTTCATTTTAATATACTTCAAAATCATACTTTAACTTACTTCAATACATTGAGCTGTTGCTCCTTTTCATGCTTAGATATATACTCAAAACAGAGTCCCCTGCTGTTACATACAGCTATCAaactttttccatatttttcttgTTCTGCTCACACTAAAACTTTCCTAGTTCTAGTTACTGTATTTCTGCTGTATATCTTCTACAAACTTCTACAATCTTCTTACAAATTAACTTTTTTGTATTAAAATAATTCAGCTTCTAGACTCCTCTacaaattctagaagaagaagaaaactaaACAGTAAATTATGTTTAGTTCAAGTCCATTTCATACTGTCTTGTACGTACATAAAAAAGATtgcaatcaatatttttaattcaaaaacCTGTCATGTTTAGAGTAAGAAGGAAGGCACGGGCATGGTAAAGTTGAGTAGATGGGATGGACAGCAGTCTACGGAGGAGTAGGTGGGCAGTTGAAGATTAATTTTAACATTTATTTGCTTGATCCTCTATGTTTTGCTTTCAATCTATCCAGGCATTGAAATCAGAGAACCATATTTTAATCAATCTGAGCAGGCATTCAAACAAAAATGAGGCGCCTAAATAGCGTTGGGTGTATTTGCCCGGTTCTCTGTATTCTGCTTTCAATCTGTGCAGGTATTGAAACCATTAATGGTAAAGTCAAAATCCCAGCTTTCTTCACATTCGTGGACTCAATCGTGGATCCTGGCAACAATAACTTTATCCCCACCATTGCTAAGGCCAACCATGCCCCATATGGCCAAGATTTCATGGGTCACGAACAAAATGGTCGCTTTTCTAATGGAAAACTTCCAACAAATTTTATGGTAAACTTGTTCGCCATTACTTATCTCTAGCATTTTTCTCAAAGTATCTCTAGATAGaagattaattaattgattttgggGTTGCAGCTTCTGGACTTGGGGTGAAGGAAAAAATTCCACCATTTTTGGATCCTAATCTGAACAGCCACGAGCTTCTCACAGGCGTCAGTTTTGCTTCTGCTGGGAGTGGATTTGACAACCTCACTTCGGCACTTTTTGTatgttattttttgttattttaattGGCACAGCTTGATGTAAATATTGACCAGGGTTTACAGTTAACAGGCTGCTCGGAAATGCTACGTAATTGCAGAAAAAACAACAATTGTAGTTAGGAAACTTAAATTACGGACGTATTCAAATTACAAGAAATACAATTAATTGCGAAGCCTGTAGTCAATAAATCTGCTTGCAGTCTATTATCTGTCAACAATTTGAGTGGTCTTATTCCTTAAGGTGTTGGCTCTTTATATTTTGTTGGGGTAAGCTCAGCTTGCCATTATTGGGTTTGTATGATGATCTCTTTCATTTTACCATTGAGGATTGAGATTTCATTATTATAGCCTTAgtcttttacattttttttagaCTACAGTGTTAAATTCTCTCACTATTTCCAAAGAAAATATCTCAATTTTTATTATGAGGAATTCCATTTTAATTTAGAGAAATCTTTACCTTTATGATTTGGGTTCTATAAACCGTTTTACATTTGTTAAATATACAGCAAACTTCTTCAGCTTAATTTAAAAAAACTAGAAGGCCTCTATGAAATCAGGCTTTATACTTAATATCAATAGAAATTTTTTTCCCTATAATTACTATTCTTCTGCATCTACTTTAATTTAATAGAACCAACCTTTTCCTTATAAAATTTCATTCCTGTAGATTCTTTGTAAATGACCATTTTCGTCCACTCTACTAAAACATCTCACCCATAACTCATCAGCCACCTTAATTTTTCATGAACTACCTGCATTTCTAACTATTTAGAATTGCTAGTTTCATATGCATAATATTGATAAGCTCATACCCATTACACAAGCCTCAAATCTGTTAGCACATGCAACTTTACTTATAATTATGTTAGCGTTCATTAGACTCCAGCCTTCTCCTTTTGTTACGGCAGAAAATTAGTGATTGCATTTTCCATTATTTACGGTAGACTTATGTTTGTATGATCGAATGTTTAAGCCTAATCAAGGGAATATGTTAGCAGAAAATTTTGCATGGTATTAAAGCAAGGTTGTTCTCAAGAAGACCTCTATTTCTAGATGTATGCATATTCTTTCCCTAATTTTTGCATGTTCCTTGTCTTTTCTCCATATTGATTCTTTAAATTGTATGTGCTTTGCAAGCATGGCATGATAAAATTTGGAACATTTGGGACTTTGTAAAAATTGAACTTTTAAAAAGTTTATATGATGTTTTTACCTAGTGTATTTAGTATAGGTTTCTTTGAATAAGTTTCTAGAAtaaaaatagaagattaaagttaCTATTAACCACTGAGTTTTGCATTCTTTGTCCAGTTCGCAATCAAAagtattcttttgttctaaattcatGTTTACATAAGactccaatgttgcaactttgtttgctcctagagattctttctgACATTCCAGAGTTGCATCCTTGAGTGCTTGCAGAGTTTCTTTCTAGTAGGACAATATTGAGCATATGGGAGGACATCTTGTAGTTCTTCAGCTTGGAGCATTCTTCTTTAATTTGATAATGGTTAGGAGTTTTTCTCAATTGAATTTTCTCCTATCTCTTTGTAATTTGGTTCCTAGTCAGCCTTTGTTGACAGGACCCATATCTTTCCTATCTCTCCTTAATTAGGCTTAAACGGAGGTGTTAGCACATGCACTTATAATTCTGTTAGCATTCATTAAACTCCGGCCTTCTTCTTTTGTTACGGCATTAAACTAGTGATTACATTCTCCGTTATTTACGGTAGACTTATGTTTGTATGATGAAATGTTTAAGCCTAACCAAGGTGAACAACATGTTAATCTTTTTATCTCCATGATATTCACCGCTATTTCTGCGGTTACCTATTTTATTTAATGCAAGCTTTGAAGATGACTAAGATGATTAATATGAGAGATTATTTTTCGTTCTCTGGTGCAAGTTTTTTTTTTACAAAAGCTAATGCTAAATTTTAGAGAAAATGTACGTCTTTCTTGCAGAATTCGATACCAATGTGGAAACAAGTTGAACTATTCAAGACGTATAAGGCGCGCCTGgaaaatttggtgggaaaggaaaATTCATCCAACATAATTGGGGAAGCAATATTTCTAGTAGTCGCAGGGACCAATGACTTTTtattaaattatccctttcttccCATAAGAAGAACTCAATTTATCGTCCAACAGTACCAAGAATTTGTACTTGAGATCTGCAGTAGTTTCATTCAGGTAAAACAAATTTCATTGTCAATGACCTAATTTTCCCAGGACACAAGTCCTGAAGCTCTAATTTTACTAAACAGGAGATGTACAAGCTTGGGGTACGTAAACTGGGTATGACTGGACACCCTCCGCAGGGATCATACCAGTGGAGAAAACATTGCATGGAGAATCAAAACTGAATGGATGTATTGAGGCAATCAACAATATTTCGTCTTCTTACAACAAAAAGCTCAAGGAAACCCTCCAAGAATTGGAAGCTCGTCTTCCAGGCATTAAACTGGAGTACGCAGACATCTACGAAAATTTGTTAGACATGAAAAAAAATCCCTTCTTATACGGTAAGATTTGCCAAAGAAAAACATGTTTATTTTCCTTTCCAAACAAATAGAGTCAATTAGTTCCAAGTATAATTATGGTCTATGTGATGCAGGATTTGAGATATCAGATAGGGGTTGCTGTGGAACGGGATTACTGGAGGTTGGGCCACTTTGTCATGTTAAAACTCTGATAACTTGTTCAAATACATCAAAAAGTGTTTTCTGGGATTCTGCTCATCCTACACAGGCTACATATCAGATAATTGCTGACAAGCTCCTTCGCCAATATTCCAAAGCTGCTCTAAGAAATAaccaaaatatttattttcaaagtgCAATAAATTTATGTGCAATAGTATAGAAAATTGCTGCCATGTAAAAGCGGTGAGTTATTGAAGTATTTATGCAAAGGTGGTGAAATTTAACAATAACGTTGCCCCGTTTAAATACGCATTTAAGTATCTATCTGAGTTTCGACGGTTTTAACCAGCTCCAACATGTGGGTTCTTAAATTAGAGTTGTACTTTTACAGTTTTATGAGATAGTATTTATCTTAACGTTGGAAATTGTAGTTGATTTAACTGTTGCTTTTGTGTTAGtaaagaatgtggcagattgtGAATGAATTCGGGTATTTAATTCAAATTTAGATTCTTTTCTTAATATTTATGTGAGTAGTTTAACATAGAATATTTTTTATTGGAGGAGAAGATTCATACATCATGGATGATATATATGAAAACAAGAATACACAATAGAAGCGTCTCCAGAATAATCTACAAAAGAGGAAGATGGTTTCTTTAATATAGCAAATGATCTCGAATACGCGGCAGTATTATGAGTAGATCATGGAATAATAGATATAGAGAAGAATCTAGAAGCATGTGAGAATAAAAGAAAGATGTTCTCTTCACCAATTCAAAGAAAGAACTCAACTAAACTTTTCTTTCAAATCTCTTTTCGAGACAAGACTTGAATCATATATGATGGACTATTCATAAGAAATGAAGCCCAACAAAGAATGGATGTAGAATAAGTTTTAAATGATAGAAACAAATTCATGATCCGGTCAAGATAGAAAATCTAAGATTgatattgatttaattttaaaaggtttctttattttaattttttatcgtATTAGATCTTTTAAAGATAAACAATGTCAATGTTTTTAATGAAATTgataatttatttgaaaaaatatgaaaattaaagATATTGATGAAGAATAACAAGATCCATTTGAAAAGATATATGAAAAAGAACTAGAATTCTTTTCAAAAGAAGAACTCCATATTCCAAACCCATCAAATTGCAAATTGGTATGCATTGCATTTCTACCATGAATAGAAAAATCCAAGCTACAATGCATACCTTAGGTACATTATCTCTCTAAAAGAAAATACAATTGGCCAATTAAAATTGTGTTGATAGTGCCCATATCATATTGTATTTTTAAGAAACTCTACACTTTTAATATCTAGGATTGTGTACTCTTTTACATTGATCTCAAAGGTTTAACATTTCATGCCTTTTCCTTaatggatttgattgattttccCAAAGAACATATCACAAGCCTCcatattaaaatattttctttGCAAATACTCATGAAGCACCAAACCTCTCACTTTATTCATGCATTTCATAAAGCTATGCCCTTTAATTCTCACCCACACACTCAAACCTAAATCTCATAACTGGAAGCATCACATTGCATACCAACAATGCATTTCAACAGATTATACTCATTTGCACCATGTTAGGATAAGGTGTTAGATTAATGATATAATCTTGTGTCATTCATGCACCAATTATGGTAAATTTAATAGGAAAAGGAAATTACTCATACATGTATGATGATACATATGAATACAATAATACACAATATGAAAGTATCCAAAATCATTTACAAAAGAGGAAGATGGTTTCTTTAGTCTACTAAATGATCTAAAATACATGAAAGTATTATGAGTATATCATGAAATAATAGATGTAGAGAAGAATCTAGAAGCATGCAATAATCATTAAAAAAGGATATTCTCTTTACCAattcaaaggaaaagaaaaaccaaAGTTTTCTTTCAAACCTCTTTTTAAGAGAAGACTTGAATCATAAATGATGGATTACTAATAACAAATGAAACTGAACCAAGAATGGATGTAGTATAAATTTTGAACCATAGGAACATCTTGatgaacaagtgaagatagaagatcaaaaattgataaatcttgatttaacTATAAAAAGTCCttcattttgaatttttatgatattaaatattttaaagacAAACCATGCCAATGTTCATAAGGAAATTATAAATTTGCTTGAAAAAGcatgaaaattgaagaaaatgaagaagaagaataagatccATTTGAAAAGATATATGAAAATGAACTAGAATTGTTCTCAAAAGAAGCACTCCATATTTCAACCTATCTTATTATAAATTGGTATGCACTACATTTCCACTATCAATAGAAAATCCAAGCTACAATACATATAGTAGTACATTATCTCTAAGAATTTGATAATTTTACGCTTCAAGAAAATAAATTGgcatattaaaattgtgttaaTAGTGGCCCTATCAAATTGTATTTTTCATAAACTTTGCACTTTAATACCTGGGATCCTGTATTCTTTTAGATTGATATTAAAGGCTTAACAGAAATGTTGAAAACACTTTCTATGGTCTAGCACAGAAGAAAAAAATGTATTCATTTGGTTGTCTGGGATCAAGTTTGCTTGCATAAGAAAATTGGTGGTTTGGGTATCATAAATCTTAAGGACTTCAATCTTTATTTTTAGCCAGGCAGTTATGGACACTTTTCTCTTTTCATTTAGAGTGGTACAAGAATGTTAGGAGTAAGGATATCAGAAATCTTAAGGACTTCAATCTTTCTTTTTAGCCAAGTAATTATGGACACTTTTGTCTTTTGATTTAGAGTGTTGCAAGATTGTTAGGAGTAAACATACCTAGGCTCTACCTGGTTTGGGGTACTTTTTGGAATCTCATACTCACCCTAATGTCTTGGTACTATGGAATAATATAGTAAATACCACTTACATTCTTTTAAAATTTATTAGATGGATTTTGGTGGATGGCTAGAGAATTCAATTTTGGGATGACTGGTGAATTTGGGATTCCCTTCTCTCTGAGGTCCCTACTTTTATACCATTTAGGGAGGTTTGTTTGTCTCATTTTGGTGATAAGGGGGCACATTActttattaataataaatcaaGGGACCTTGCAACGATTGATTGGGGCCACCTTCATCTTTATTCTATTTTGAGCTCCCAACAAATTCCTTTGTTGATTTTTCATAGATTGTACTATTTGGGGGCTATCCCCCTCACGTTTATTTTCTACTGATTCAACCCTTTTTTCTCTATTAGTCTATGGTTCTCCATCCTCTATTGGCTTTTAATGCAGAGACCtccttacacctaaggacaagtccaaaaggttagggtctgacccttcaaatgacaaaaatgaccctacaaagaaggactcCTCATCTTAAGGTTTTTAACTACTCCCCACTACTCAAGCCTAaaacctactcaagatgagtaaatggcttcaacttctctaacatgcctcactAGTGACTCCTTCTCTTAGGCGCTTTGGAATTGGTTTATTTATGGCCATTAGAGACTGGTCCAAGCATTGGTTTCAAGATTAGactccaattccttatacctcctttagaaacctaccccctaggcttgtagccctatttggcgataaaGTGGATCTTAAGTCCataatgttccacacacccatacaaaaaaattaccatttcagacacccttttggaatttgtacttatccccaaaatggtttTCTCAGATATGCACTTTCAGGTTCTAAAccctttagaggccaagagacctaattagggcaattaggcCTGTTTTACAAAGCAACCCCCCTTACCGGTATCCCAACTACAAGACAAACTTTATGAAAATTTCGGGGATGGTTATTAACCTCTAGTTATAGGGTTGCATGCCTGAAATCCACCGCTATAATGTTTTGTGGTGACTGTCCTAAATTTgcctaaggtagtcacatagagatacctacctagttttgcttctttcCCCTCACAACCAAATATTccctacaaaaacccatgaaaaccttAATTTAAATTTACCAATATTGTACTCCACCAAAGGAattaacttctagaggaaggagatgcaagatatggccattttcaagtaaaaccctagccaaacccttactttctgggtaacagtcagaaaaatggagggttATCTCCACTTAGAAACAATTAGAACCTCAGACCACCATAAAAACAAAGATACTTCACCCCTCTACCTAATCCATGAATGGTGTGCTTCAGTCCAATCCGTATAGGCACGTGCGATCAATGCAAAGACAAAAAGTCTTGGAAAATTTCAATATTTTTGTGTTCAATTGCTTCACAACTTCACAACACAACATCAAAAACCTTTGGAATTGTGTCCACAAGgtttataaaactctccaatggtttccaactgaatttggagttggttggagccgttgaaaggcttccccaactGCATTtcaaaaaagttgcacttttgcactcaaaagttgcaattttgcacaaaatgttgtcacacttgctaaggttgggatccacacacttggttcaaccaaacactcctaaaatatgtcaaaaacctctcaaacacaaaactaaaccatctactacccctattgaccacattggcTCAATTGGCTTAtaaaattgcctaattggtgacatgggcatacatggtggggtttattgaatacataaaataaacttgcataaacacaagacacattAAGAAACTACAATGATCCTATTATTCATCATTAGAGCCATGATTTGCTTGTTGATGAGGTGCACCTACACCAGCTTTGGTTGGGAACTCCCAATTTATTCTTAAAATTAATACATTTTCTTGGCTCATGATTCAAAATAAG is part of the Cryptomeria japonica chromosome 10, Sugi_1.0, whole genome shotgun sequence genome and harbors:
- the LOC131036139 gene encoding GDSL esterase/lipase At2g42990; the encoded protein is MRRLNSVGCICPVLCILLSICAGIETINGKVKIPAFFTFVDSIVDPGNNNFIPTIAKANHAPYGQDFMGHEQNGRFSNGKLPTNFMHFSQTSGLGVKEKIPPFLDPNLNSHELLTGVSFASAGSGFDNLTSALFNSIPMWKQVELFKTYKARLENLVGKENSSNIIGEAIFLVVAGTNDFLLNYPFLPIRRTQFIVQQYQEFVLEICSSFIQVKQISLRWIIPVEKTLHGESKLNGCIEAINNISSSYNKKLKETLQELEARLPGIKLEYADIYENLLDMKKNPFLYGFEISDRGCCGTGLLEVGPLCHVKTLITCSNTSKSVFWDSAHPTQATYQIIADKLLRQYSKAALRNNQNIYFQSAINLCAIV